In Porphyrobacter sp. LM 6, one DNA window encodes the following:
- a CDS encoding acyl-CoA dehydrogenase family protein: MDFEPTERQAYWAGRVRDFIETHVRPNMDVYKKQDAEGDRWKVIQIIEDKKKLAKEAGIWNLFMPPRNDSHHHVDETFEFEGPGLTNLEYALCAEEMGRIGWASEVFNCSAPDTGNMEVFHRYGTREQKEQWLRPLMNGEIRSAFLMTEPYTASSDATNIETRIERDGDHYVINGRKWWSSGLGDPRCKVAIVMGKTDFSAQRHAQQSMILMPIDAPGVNIIRHLPVFGYDDAPHGHMEVEMKDVRVPVENILLGEGRGFEIAQGRLGPGRIHHCMRTIGVAEEALAKMCRRLQEREAFGKPVYKHSVWEERVARARIDIDMTRLLCLKAADMMDKVGNKAAKQEIAMIKVQAPNMALKIIDDAIQAHGGGGVSEDYGLASAYAHQRTLRLADGPDEVHARSIAHMEFAKHAPVPGPTANALRGDHGRAVNDTGSFSSGDMGVAR; this comes from the coding sequence ATGGATTTCGAACCCACCGAACGCCAGGCGTATTGGGCGGGCCGTGTGCGCGATTTCATCGAGACGCACGTGCGCCCAAACATGGATGTCTACAAGAAGCAGGACGCCGAGGGTGACCGCTGGAAGGTGATCCAGATCATCGAGGACAAGAAGAAGCTGGCCAAGGAAGCGGGCATCTGGAACCTGTTCATGCCGCCACGCAATGACAGCCACCACCATGTCGACGAGACCTTCGAATTCGAAGGCCCGGGCCTCACCAACCTCGAATACGCGCTGTGCGCCGAGGAAATGGGCCGCATCGGCTGGGCTTCGGAAGTTTTCAACTGCTCCGCGCCCGACACCGGCAACATGGAAGTGTTTCACCGCTACGGCACCCGCGAGCAGAAGGAGCAGTGGCTGCGTCCGCTGATGAACGGCGAGATCCGTTCGGCCTTCCTGATGACCGAGCCCTACACCGCCTCGTCCGACGCGACCAATATCGAGACCCGCATCGAGCGCGATGGCGATCACTATGTGATCAACGGGCGCAAGTGGTGGTCTTCGGGCCTCGGCGATCCGCGCTGCAAGGTCGCGATCGTGATGGGCAAGACCGATTTCTCGGCCCAGCGCCACGCACAGCAATCGATGATCCTGATGCCGATCGACGCGCCGGGCGTGAACATCATCCGCCACCTGCCGGTGTTCGGCTATGACGATGCCCCGCACGGCCACATGGAAGTCGAGATGAAGGACGTGCGCGTCCCCGTCGAGAACATTCTGCTGGGCGAAGGGCGCGGGTTCGAGATCGCGCAAGGCCGCCTCGGGCCGGGCCGCATCCACCACTGCATGCGCACCATCGGCGTCGCTGAAGAGGCGCTCGCCAAGATGTGCCGCCGCCTGCAAGAGCGCGAAGCCTTCGGCAAGCCGGTCTACAAGCACTCGGTCTGGGAAGAGCGCGTGGCGCGCGCCCGCATCGATATCGACATGACCCGCCTGCTCTGCCTCAAGGCGGCCGACATGATGGACAAGGTCGGCAACAAGGCGGCCAAGCAGGAAATCGCGATGATCAAGGTGCAGGCGCCTAACATGGCCCTGAAGATCATCGACGATGCGATCCAGGCCCACGGCGGCGGCGGCGTGTCGGAAGACTACGGCCTCGCCTCGGCCTATGCCCATCAGCGCACCCTGCGCCTGGCCGACGGGCCGGACGAAGTCCACGCCCGCTCGATCGCCCACATGGAGTTCGCCAAGCACGCGCCCGTTCCGGGGCCGACGGCAAACGCCCTGCGCGGCGATCACGGGCGCGCGGTCAACGACACCGGCAGCTTCAGCTCGGGCGACATGGGCGTCGCACGGTAA
- a CDS encoding MFS transporter produces MNLPAAPKVPFRMKLAYGSGAIAYGIKDNGFAVFLLIFYNQVIGLPANLVGLAVMVALIIDAFVDPVIGHLSDRTNTRWGRRHPWLYASIIPVGLSWFLLWNPPDWGQTGTLIYLILSSILVRTAIALNEVPSLAMLPEITQDYHERTDVIRYRFLFGWVGGLFLLWLAYAVFLAPTPDQPAGLLRREGYDAYAWSGVIMMMAAILTVALGTHRALAKPPAKLPPRLPLREELRAMGRTLRNPAFLTLMGAGVFAYANQGLNFATSTYMQTYVWEFPRWALATWPITLLVGVALAFVIAPPVSRRWGKKHAAAGMAALGVVFGLAPYALRLAGLFPANGAPATLPLFLLFTTLATSFAVATMMLVGSMLADVVEDSEMRTGHREEGLFFAGNLFMQKCVTGIGTFAAGILISAAGFPDNAAPGMVEPAVIERLMLWFTIITALFIGGAVLVFLRFPLGEADHAERLARLRGEHPPATHK; encoded by the coding sequence ATGAACCTTCCCGCCGCGCCGAAGGTCCCCTTCCGGATGAAGCTCGCCTATGGTTCCGGGGCGATTGCCTACGGGATCAAGGACAATGGCTTCGCGGTCTTCCTGCTGATCTTCTACAATCAGGTGATCGGCCTGCCTGCCAATCTGGTAGGGCTGGCGGTGATGGTGGCCCTGATCATCGATGCCTTTGTCGATCCGGTGATCGGCCACCTGAGTGATCGCACCAACACCCGCTGGGGGCGGCGGCATCCGTGGCTCTATGCCTCGATCATCCCGGTCGGCCTGTCGTGGTTCCTGCTCTGGAACCCACCCGATTGGGGACAGACCGGCACGCTGATCTACCTGATCCTGTCGTCCATTCTGGTGCGCACCGCGATTGCGCTGAACGAAGTGCCCTCGCTGGCGATGCTGCCCGAAATCACGCAGGATTATCACGAGCGCACCGATGTGATCCGATACCGCTTTCTGTTCGGCTGGGTGGGCGGGCTCTTCCTGCTGTGGCTGGCCTATGCGGTGTTCCTTGCCCCGACCCCGGATCAGCCCGCCGGACTGCTGCGGCGCGAGGGCTATGATGCCTATGCCTGGTCGGGCGTGATCATGATGATGGCCGCGATCCTTACCGTCGCGCTGGGCACGCATCGCGCGCTGGCAAAGCCGCCCGCCAAGCTGCCCCCGCGCCTGCCGCTGAGGGAGGAATTGCGGGCGATGGGCCGCACATTGCGCAACCCGGCCTTCCTGACGCTGATGGGCGCGGGCGTGTTCGCCTATGCCAACCAGGGTCTCAATTTTGCGACCAGCACCTATATGCAGACCTATGTGTGGGAGTTTCCGCGCTGGGCGCTGGCGACCTGGCCGATCACTCTGTTGGTCGGCGTTGCGCTCGCCTTCGTGATCGCGCCGCCCGTGTCGCGGCGCTGGGGCAAGAAGCACGCGGCGGCCGGGATGGCGGCGCTGGGCGTGGTGTTCGGCCTTGCGCCTTACGCGCTGCGCCTTGCCGGGCTGTTCCCGGCCAATGGCGCTCCGGCCACCTTGCCGCTGTTCCTGCTGTTTACCACGCTCGCCACGTCCTTCGCGGTTGCCACGATGATGCTGGTGGGATCGATGCTGGCCGATGTGGTCGAGGATTCCGAGATGCGGACGGGCCACCGCGAGGAAGGGCTGTTCTTCGCGGGCAATCTGTTCATGCAGAAATGCGTGACCGGGATCGGCACCTTTGCCGCCGGCATCCTGATCAGCGCGGCCGGTTTTCCCGATAATGCCGCGCCGGGCATGGTCGAACCCGCCGTGATCGAGCGTCTGATGCTGTGGTTCACGATTATCACCGCGCTGTTCATCGGCGGGGCGGTGCTGGTGTTCCTGCGCTTTCCCTTGGGAGAGGCGGACCATGCGGAACGGCTGGCCAGGCTGCGCGGCGAACACCCGCCCGCGACCCACAAATGA
- a CDS encoding acyl-CoA dehydrogenase family protein, which produces MADLETFRSETRAWLEANCPPEMRQPVRDEDDVYWGGRRATFKNDAQKAWLEACVAKGYTVPSWPKEYGGAGLSPAEAKVLREEMGRIGARPPLSSFGIWMLGPALLHFGTEGQKQRFLNEIARGEIRWCQGYSEPGSGSDLVSLQTYGEDKGDHWVVNGQKIWTSYADHADWIFCLVRTDKENKYGGITFMLYDMASEGVTTKPIKLISGNSPFCETFFDNVKVPKSYGDDVPAYVGTINRGWDVAKYLLGHEREMISGADGGDRTAGIGAAMKRHAARLGDELDPVLRAELAMFDVDALAYTAMGEKFLDEIKVGKAHPAQPNMMKYAGTELNKRRHELVMAVGGSRSLEWESEATEGGKPSRSWLRTKANSIEGGTSEVMLNVISKRILDLPGA; this is translated from the coding sequence ATGGCCGATCTGGAAACATTCCGCAGCGAAACCCGCGCGTGGCTGGAAGCGAACTGCCCGCCGGAAATGCGCCAGCCCGTGCGTGACGAGGACGATGTCTATTGGGGCGGCCGCCGCGCCACCTTCAAGAACGACGCGCAGAAGGCCTGGCTCGAGGCTTGCGTTGCCAAGGGCTACACCGTGCCGTCGTGGCCCAAGGAATATGGCGGCGCGGGGCTCAGCCCGGCCGAAGCCAAGGTGCTGCGCGAGGAAATGGGCCGCATCGGCGCGCGCCCGCCGCTGTCCTCTTTCGGTATCTGGATGCTCGGCCCGGCGCTGCTGCACTTCGGCACCGAAGGCCAGAAGCAGCGCTTCCTCAATGAAATCGCGCGCGGCGAAATCCGCTGGTGCCAGGGCTATTCGGAACCGGGTTCGGGTTCGGACCTCGTCTCCTTGCAGACCTACGGCGAAGACAAGGGCGATCACTGGGTGGTGAACGGCCAGAAGATCTGGACCTCCTACGCCGATCACGCTGACTGGATTTTCTGCCTTGTCCGCACCGACAAGGAGAACAAGTACGGCGGCATCACCTTCATGCTCTACGACATGGCGAGCGAAGGGGTGACGACCAAGCCGATCAAGCTGATCAGCGGCAATTCGCCCTTCTGCGAAACCTTCTTCGACAATGTGAAGGTGCCCAAGTCCTACGGCGATGATGTGCCCGCCTATGTCGGCACCATCAACCGCGGCTGGGATGTTGCCAAGTATCTGCTCGGCCACGAACGCGAGATGATTTCGGGCGCGGATGGCGGGGATCGCACCGCCGGGATCGGCGCGGCGATGAAGCGCCATGCCGCGCGGCTCGGCGACGAGCTTGATCCGGTGCTGCGCGCCGAACTCGCGATGTTCGATGTCGATGCGCTGGCCTATACCGCGATGGGCGAGAAGTTCCTCGACGAGATCAAGGTCGGCAAGGCGCACCCCGCGCAGCCGAACATGATGAAATATGCCGGCACCGAGCTGAACAAGCGCCGCCACGAACTGGTGATGGCGGTCGGCGGTTCGCGCAGCCTCGAGTGGGAAAGCGAAGCGACCGAGGGCGGCAAGCCTTCGCGCAGCTGGCTGCGGACCAAGGCCAACTCGATCGAAGGCGGCACCTCGGAAGTCATGCTCAACGTGATTTCCAAGCGCATCCTTGATCTGCCGGGGGCGTAA
- a CDS encoding acyl-CoA dehydrogenase family protein, with amino-acid sequence MPLYHNEDQAMLADTAAGFMAEEGNIAKQLRHWRDRNCKDGFGHGLWKQMAEMGFTGMLVDEADGGLGMGHVEAGIVLEEIGRNLTPSPFLTSSVLAATALKHGSNDLKGRYLPGLIAGDSVFAVAIDETAKHRPQRITTRAEKSGNGFRLTGAKSFVIQGASSDMIVVAARTSGSDEDADGITLFAVPKDAAGMSHDAVRLVDSSMATHTKFDGVELDGDAVIGEIDGGRAVLDAMLLAGRVGAAAEGVGVARGAMDMTVTYLKQRKQFGKLIGEFQALQHRASHLYSEVEIARAVTIKAQQLLDAGAPSAELMASVAKAKVAKTARLAVQEGVQMHGGIGMTDEYDIGLYMKRDRALAEFLGDAYYHANRVAELSGY; translated from the coding sequence ATGCCCCTGTATCACAACGAAGATCAGGCGATGCTCGCCGACACCGCGGCCGGTTTCATGGCCGAAGAAGGCAATATCGCCAAGCAGCTGCGCCACTGGCGCGACCGCAATTGCAAGGACGGTTTCGGCCACGGCCTGTGGAAGCAGATGGCCGAAATGGGCTTCACCGGCATGCTGGTGGACGAGGCTGACGGCGGGCTCGGCATGGGCCATGTCGAAGCCGGGATCGTGCTCGAGGAAATCGGCCGCAACCTCACACCTTCGCCGTTCCTGACCTCCTCGGTGCTGGCCGCGACTGCGCTGAAGCACGGCTCGAACGACCTCAAGGGCCGCTACCTCCCTGGCCTTATCGCGGGCGACTCTGTGTTTGCCGTGGCGATCGACGAGACCGCCAAGCACCGCCCGCAGCGCATCACCACCCGCGCCGAAAAATCGGGCAACGGCTTCCGCCTGACGGGCGCCAAGAGCTTCGTCATTCAGGGTGCCAGTTCCGACATGATCGTGGTCGCCGCGCGCACCAGCGGATCGGACGAGGATGCTGACGGGATCACCCTGTTCGCCGTCCCCAAGGACGCGGCCGGGATGAGCCATGACGCGGTGCGGCTGGTCGATAGCTCGATGGCGACCCACACGAAGTTCGACGGCGTGGAGCTCGATGGCGATGCCGTGATCGGCGAGATCGACGGCGGGCGCGCCGTGCTCGATGCCATGCTGCTCGCAGGCCGTGTCGGCGCGGCGGCGGAAGGCGTGGGCGTTGCCCGCGGGGCGATGGACATGACCGTCACCTACCTCAAGCAGCGCAAGCAGTTCGGCAAGCTGATCGGCGAGTTCCAGGCGCTCCAGCACCGCGCCAGCCACCTCTATTCCGAAGTCGAGATCGCCCGCGCTGTCACCATCAAGGCGCAGCAACTGCTCGATGCCGGCGCGCCGAGCGCCGAGCTGATGGCGAGCGTTGCCAAGGCCAAGGTCGCCAAGACCGCGCGCCTCGCGGTGCAGGAAGGCGTGCAGATGCACGGCGGCATCGGCATGACCGACGAATACGACATCGGCCTCTACATGAAGCGCGACCGTGCGCTGGCCGAATTCCTGGGCGATGCCTATTACCACGCCAACCGCGTGGCCGAATTGAGTGGATACTAG
- a CDS encoding SDR family oxidoreductase — MDIQSLFSLEGRIALVTGGSRGIGKMFVEGLLAAGCARVYISARKIEQMQATIEEFGADKVIGIPADLSQMDGMVALANEMKARETRLDILINNAGAAWGQPYLEFSEAGWHRTMDLNVKTPFFLTQKLHDLLVEGGKHGHPAKVIHVSSIDGQRINPWETYAYQASKAGVIQLTRRMAARLIQDNIVVTSIAPGAFPSEMNKAAKDAPDTSAAGIPAKRIGTAEDMAAAAIYLCSRAGDYVVGETLTVDGGVVNAHLPSHFADPSGGH, encoded by the coding sequence ATGGACATTCAATCACTTTTCAGCCTTGAAGGCCGCATTGCGCTTGTCACCGGTGGCAGCCGCGGGATCGGCAAGATGTTCGTCGAAGGCCTGCTCGCAGCGGGCTGTGCGCGGGTCTACATCTCGGCGCGCAAGATCGAGCAGATGCAGGCGACCATTGAAGAATTCGGCGCCGACAAGGTCATCGGCATCCCCGCCGATCTCAGCCAGATGGACGGCATGGTGGCGCTCGCCAACGAAATGAAGGCGCGCGAGACTCGGCTCGATATCCTCATCAACAACGCCGGCGCGGCGTGGGGGCAGCCTTACCTCGAGTTCTCGGAAGCCGGCTGGCACCGGACGATGGACTTGAACGTCAAGACGCCGTTTTTCCTCACCCAGAAGCTGCATGACCTGCTGGTCGAAGGCGGCAAGCACGGCCATCCGGCCAAGGTGATCCACGTTTCGTCGATTGACGGACAGCGGATCAACCCGTGGGAGACCTATGCCTATCAGGCTTCCAAGGCGGGCGTGATCCAGCTGACCCGGCGCATGGCCGCGCGGCTGATCCAGGACAATATCGTCGTCACCTCGATCGCGCCGGGGGCGTTCCCCTCGGAGATGAACAAGGCGGCGAAGGATGCGCCCGATACCTCGGCCGCGGGCATCCCGGCCAAGCGCATCGGCACGGCCGAGGACATGGCGGCCGCCGCGATCTACCTGTGCAGCCGCGCGGGCGATTACGTGGTGGGCGAGACGCTGACGGTCGATGGCGGCGTGGTCAACGCCCACCTGCCGAGCCACTTCGCCGATCCTTCGGGCGGGCATTGA
- the gmk gene encoding guanylate kinase: MGDTSHTSADHLHRRGLMFVLSSPSGAGKTTLSRMLLERDSEIRLSVSATTRPPRPGEIDGVHYHFVSADEFQRMIDEDDFYEWAEVFGHRYGTPKGRIRAALKEGQDFLFDIDWQGTQQLYQKDQQDVVRVFILPPSIEELHRRLQNRATDSAEVIAARMERARAEISHWDGYDYVIVNDDVEVCFDKVRAILDAERMKRARQTGLIPFVRGLMA, from the coding sequence ATGGGCGACACCTCACACACTTCTGCCGACCATCTCCACCGACGGGGACTGATGTTCGTTCTCTCCTCGCCCTCGGGCGCGGGGAAGACCACCTTGTCGCGGATGCTGCTGGAACGGGATAGCGAGATCAGGCTGTCGGTCTCGGCCACCACCCGCCCGCCGCGTCCCGGCGAAATCGACGGTGTGCATTACCACTTCGTCTCCGCGGACGAGTTCCAGCGGATGATCGACGAGGACGATTTCTACGAATGGGCCGAGGTGTTCGGCCACCGCTATGGCACGCCCAAAGGCCGCATCCGTGCGGCGCTGAAAGAAGGGCAGGACTTCCTGTTCGATATCGACTGGCAGGGCACGCAGCAACTTTACCAGAAAGATCAGCAGGATGTGGTGCGGGTGTTCATCTTGCCGCCCTCGATCGAGGAACTGCACCGCCGCCTCCAGAACCGCGCCACCGACAGCGCCGAGGTGATCGCCGCGCGCATGGAACGCGCCCGCGCCGAGATCAGCCACTGGGACGGCTATGACTATGTCATCGTCAATGATGATGTCGAAGTTTGCTTCGACAAGGTCCGCGCGATCCTTGATGCCGAACGCATGAAGCGCGCCCGCCAGACCGGGCTGATCCCGTTTGTGCGCGGGTTGATGGCGTAA
- a CDS encoding SspB family protein translates to MSSDTPDSLIPYDEIVQEALRAVVGRVLGSIVSSGSTLPGAHHFYITFKTGAPGVNIPPHLRERFPDEMTIVLQNKFWDLEVGPQSFSVSLTFNQVPAKLVIPFAAITAFVDPAVDFGLQFQAAVEELEPEAHEDAENDGPDGDGDGDGSNVVTIDFGRKK, encoded by the coding sequence ATGTCCAGCGATACGCCCGATAGCCTGATCCCCTACGACGAGATCGTGCAGGAAGCCCTGCGCGCCGTGGTCGGCCGGGTACTCGGTTCGATCGTCAGCAGCGGAAGCACGCTGCCGGGCGCGCACCACTTCTACATCACCTTCAAGACGGGGGCACCGGGGGTCAACATCCCGCCGCATCTGCGCGAACGCTTCCCCGATGAAATGACCATCGTGCTCCAGAACAAGTTCTGGGATCTCGAGGTCGGGCCGCAAAGCTTCTCGGTCAGCCTGACCTTCAACCAGGTGCCGGCCAAGCTGGTGATTCCCTTTGCCGCGATCACGGCCTTCGTCGATCCGGCGGTCGATTTCGGGCTGCAATTCCAGGCCGCTGTCGAGGAGCTGGAGCCCGAAGCGCACGAGGACGCCGAAAACGATGGCCCCGATGGTGACGGGGACGGCGACGGCTCGAACGTCGTCACGATCGATTTCGGCCGCAAGAAATAG
- the hisB gene encoding imidazoleglycerol-phosphate dehydratase HisB, whose amino-acid sequence MASTPAQTPPRTGSVERNTTETKIAIAVNLDGTGAYDVSTGIGFLDHMVEQFSRHSLIDVTMKVEGDLHVDQHHTTEDSAIALGQAITQALGDKAGIGRYGAAYSPMDETLSRVALDISGRPFLVWKAKFTQERLGEWDTELIEHWFHSVSQAAGITLHMELLYGSNNHHICESLYKGFARAMRQAVERDPRKGGAIPSTKGQLGG is encoded by the coding sequence ATGGCCAGCACCCCCGCCCAAACCCCTCCGCGCACCGGCTCGGTTGAGCGCAATACGACCGAGACCAAGATCGCCATCGCCGTCAATCTTGACGGGACGGGCGCCTATGATGTCAGCACGGGCATCGGGTTTCTCGATCACATGGTCGAACAGTTCAGCCGTCACTCGCTGATCGACGTGACGATGAAGGTGGAGGGCGACCTCCATGTCGACCAGCACCACACCACCGAGGATTCGGCGATCGCGCTGGGGCAGGCGATCACGCAGGCGCTCGGCGACAAGGCTGGGATCGGGCGCTACGGCGCGGCGTACTCGCCGATGGACGAGACGCTGAGCCGCGTAGCGCTCGACATTTCCGGGCGCCCCTTCCTCGTTTGGAAGGCCAAGTTCACGCAGGAACGGCTGGGCGAATGGGATACCGAGCTGATCGAGCACTGGTTCCACTCGGTTTCGCAAGCCGCCGGCATCACGCTCCACATGGAACTGCTCTACGGCAGCAATAACCACCACATCTGCGAGAGCCTCTACAAGGGCTTCGCCCGCGCGATGCGGCAAGCGGTGGAACGTGATCCGCGCAAAGGCGGCGCGATCCCGAGCACCAAAGGGCAGCTGGGTGGCTAG
- a CDS encoding YciI family protein yields MARIFIASLTYVAAIERIDAVLADHLAWLKAGHEAGHFLAWGPREPRDGGLIFVKAASRAEAESLLSSDPFITEGLADLAIIQWTPRMAFPGLEAFNA; encoded by the coding sequence GTGGCTAGAATCTTCATCGCTTCGCTGACCTATGTCGCGGCGATCGAGCGGATCGACGCGGTGCTTGCGGACCACCTTGCATGGCTGAAGGCAGGGCACGAGGCCGGGCACTTCCTCGCCTGGGGGCCGCGCGAGCCGCGTGACGGCGGGCTGATCTTCGTGAAGGCGGCAAGCCGCGCCGAGGCCGAATCGCTGCTGTCGAGTGATCCCTTCATCACCGAGGGGTTGGCCGATCTCGCCATCATCCAGTGGACCCCGCGCATGGCGTTCCCGGGGCTAGAGGCGTTCAATGCCTGA
- the hisH gene encoding imidazole glycerol phosphate synthase subunit HisH: protein MPEVIALVDYGAGNLHSVHNALKAAGAEVTVTADPYVVRAADRIVLPGVGSFKACAEGLGAIPGMIEAMKERVHIGGAPFLGICVGMQLLADRGLEHGETPGLGWVPGEVRLIQPSDASIKVPHMGWNDVAILPHARDLAVIEEGEAYFLHSYHFAATDPHHVAAMTDHGEGLVAAVARDNIIGVQFHPEKSQAYGLATLERFLAWYP from the coding sequence ATGCCTGAGGTGATCGCGCTCGTGGACTACGGCGCGGGCAACCTCCACTCGGTTCACAATGCACTGAAGGCGGCGGGGGCCGAAGTCACCGTTACCGCCGATCCTTACGTCGTGCGCGCGGCGGACAGGATCGTGCTGCCCGGTGTCGGCAGCTTCAAGGCCTGCGCCGAGGGGCTGGGTGCCATCCCCGGCATGATCGAGGCGATGAAGGAGCGCGTCCATATCGGCGGCGCGCCGTTCCTCGGTATCTGCGTGGGGATGCAGCTCCTCGCGGACCGCGGGCTTGAACATGGCGAAACCCCCGGGCTTGGCTGGGTGCCGGGCGAGGTGCGGCTGATCCAGCCATCCGACGCGAGCATCAAGGTGCCGCACATGGGCTGGAACGATGTCGCGATCCTGCCCCATGCCAGAGATCTTGCCGTGATCGAGGAGGGCGAGGCCTATTTCCTCCACTCCTATCACTTCGCCGCCACCGATCCGCACCATGTCGCCGCCATGACCGACCACGGCGAGGGCCTGGTCGCCGCCGTTGCGCGCGACAACATCATCGGCGTGCAGTTTCACCCGGAGAAGAGCCAGGCCTATGGGCTGGCGACACTCGAAAGGTTTCTCGCATGGTATCCGTAA
- the hisA gene encoding 1-(5-phosphoribosyl)-5-[(5-phosphoribosylamino)methylideneamino]imidazole-4-carboxamide isomerase, which translates to MIIFPAIDLKGGQVVRLAEGDMDRATIYGDDPAAQAMIFAEAGAEHLHVVDLDGSFAGESRNRAAVEAIVAAFPGYVQLGGGIRDAKAVEGWFNLGVARVVMGSAALKNPEFVKDMAREWENGIVVAVDARDGMVATEGWAEVSDVPVTDLARRFEDAGVASLLFTDIGRDGLLKGVNIEATVDLARRVDIPVIASGGVKGLDDIHILSLHAHEGIEGVITGRALYEGRLDLAAAIAMGARAQ; encoded by the coding sequence GTGATCATCTTCCCCGCCATCGACCTCAAGGGCGGCCAGGTCGTGCGCCTTGCCGAAGGCGATATGGACCGCGCCACGATCTACGGCGATGATCCCGCCGCGCAGGCGATGATCTTTGCCGAGGCTGGCGCGGAGCACCTCCACGTGGTCGATCTCGACGGCAGCTTCGCGGGCGAAAGCCGCAACCGCGCGGCGGTTGAGGCGATTGTTGCCGCCTTTCCCGGCTATGTGCAGCTTGGCGGCGGTATCCGCGATGCCAAGGCCGTGGAGGGCTGGTTTAACCTCGGCGTGGCGCGGGTGGTGATGGGCTCGGCGGCGCTCAAGAACCCCGAATTCGTGAAAGACATGGCCCGCGAGTGGGAGAACGGCATCGTCGTCGCGGTGGACGCGCGCGACGGGATGGTCGCCACCGAGGGCTGGGCGGAAGTCTCCGACGTCCCTGTCACCGACCTTGCCCGCCGGTTCGAGGATGCAGGCGTCGCCTCGCTGCTGTTCACCGATATCGGGCGCGACGGCTTGCTGAAGGGCGTGAACATCGAAGCGACGGTAGACCTTGCCCGCCGCGTCGACATTCCAGTGATCGCCAGCGGCGGGGTGAAGGGGCTGGACGACATTCACATCCTCTCGCTCCACGCGCACGAGGGGATCGAAGGGGTGATTACCGGACGCGCGCTCTACGAAGGGCGGCTTGATCTGGCAGCGGCGATCGCGATGGGGGCGCGGGCGCAATGA
- the hisF gene encoding imidazole glycerol phosphate synthase subunit HisF → MTVRIRVIPCLDVADGRVVKGVNFVDLKDAGDPVEQARAYDAAGADELCFLDISASHEGRGTLLDMVRRTAEVCFMPLTVGGGVRSAEDARALLLAGADKVAVNSAAVARPELVGEIAERFGSQCVVASVDARQTPRGNWEIFTHGGRKPTGIDAVEYARKVADLGAGELLVTSMDGDGTQRGYDLDLTREIADSVSVPVIASGGVGSLEHLVDGVTKGHASAVLAASIFHFGHHTIAEAHAALRAAGLPARGV, encoded by the coding sequence ATGACCGTCCGCATCCGCGTCATCCCCTGTCTCGACGTCGCCGATGGCCGTGTGGTCAAGGGCGTCAATTTCGTCGACCTCAAGGACGCGGGCGATCCGGTGGAGCAGGCGCGCGCCTATGATGCGGCGGGCGCGGACGAGCTGTGCTTCCTCGATATTTCCGCTAGCCACGAAGGGCGCGGGACGCTGCTCGATATGGTGCGGCGCACGGCGGAGGTATGTTTCATGCCGCTGACCGTCGGCGGGGGCGTGCGCTCTGCCGAGGACGCGCGCGCGCTGCTGCTGGCGGGTGCGGACAAGGTCGCGGTGAACAGCGCGGCCGTCGCCCGTCCCGAACTGGTGGGCGAGATTGCCGAACGCTTCGGCAGCCAGTGCGTCGTCGCCAGTGTCGATGCGCGGCAGACGCCTCGGGGCAATTGGGAAATCTTCACTCACGGCGGCCGCAAGCCGACGGGCATCGACGCGGTCGAATATGCGCGGAAGGTCGCCGATCTGGGGGCGGGCGAATTGCTCGTCACATCGATGGACGGCGACGGGACGCAACGGGGCTATGACCTCGATCTCACCCGCGAGATCGCCGACTCTGTCAGCGTGCCGGTGATCGCGAGCGGCGGGGTGGGTAGTCTCGAGCATCTGGTCGACGGGGTCACCAAGGGCCACGCCAGCGCTGTGCTTGCCGCCAGCATCTTCCACTTCGGCCACCACACCATCGCAGAGGCTCACGCGGCTCTGCGCGCGGCGGGCTTGCCCGCGCGCGGGGTTTGA
- a CDS encoding phosphoribosyl-ATP diphosphatase has protein sequence MDTLTRLEATIAQRLTASPEESYVAKLHAKGLAKIAQKLGEEATEAVIAALAGDEQELVGEAADVIFHLMVLLAEKGVSFEKVLAELDRREGTSGIAEKAARSE, from the coding sequence ATGGACACCCTCACCCGCCTCGAAGCGACCATCGCCCAGCGCCTCACCGCTTCGCCGGAGGAAAGCTATGTCGCCAAGCTCCATGCCAAGGGGCTGGCGAAGATCGCCCAGAAACTCGGCGAGGAAGCGACCGAGGCGGTGATCGCCGCGCTTGCTGGGGACGAACAGGAACTCGTCGGCGAGGCGGCCGATGTGATCTTCCACCTGATGGTGCTGCTCGCTGAAAAGGGCGTGTCTTTCGAGAAGGTGCTTGCCGAGCTTGACCGGCGCGAGGGCACTTCGGGCATCGCCGAGAAAGCCGCACGGAGCGAATGA